In Rhinoderma darwinii isolate aRhiDar2 chromosome 9, aRhiDar2.hap1, whole genome shotgun sequence, the following are encoded in one genomic region:
- the LOC142660571 gene encoding toll-like receptor 5, with the protein MILSSIVLLILTISSTIFPIFPTQVANYQNIYTGLAQGLVSVPSVPPDTKVLLLSFNHISSISVESFQNLLLLQVLSLGAQVTNGSFYVAQAAFQNLPNLTVLDLGSNRNLRLHPDAFRGLFRLETLLLDHNGLNESVLESDLFGDLTSLKKLDLSYNNIHRLQPDSSFLALHSISTILLKLNKISNLCGDILQNLQGKRLELLDLSSNPLQVYNTSLCPNPFRNITLGTLDISLMAWNAEKVEAFFKIISGTQVKHVRMRNTALLGSGFLFNNFKNPEKSTFSGLGLSNVYILDMSRSFISQLSSEIFSVFSKLLSLDLSSNQINYISPGAFSGLRKLVSLNISGNLIGEITRSSFESLSSSPLIVLDLSFNHIGAIQYKAMNGLVSLDSLSLRDNSLTKIPPVELPSLNFVLLKQNRISNTYGLPSFCPNCKFVDLSSNRLTDLRTLWDILELRSLKQLLLSSNELSWCSPTTANKPVGNSSLLYLDVSDNDLGQVWNDGQCSDIFIPLVSLETLNLAKNQIYSLPENLFRGLKSLQTLDLSRNNLRLIHQELFIDLKTLKSLNIGSNNLVTVTSSSFSPLVSLQSLDLSDITLVCNCALNEFWHWMITTNGTVNFNHRDEIQCLSLSPPVRVIPLATYFNEC; encoded by the coding sequence ATGATCCTTTCATCCATTGTGCTTCTGATCTTGACTATTTCTTCAACAATTTTCCCTATTTTCCCTACACAAGTGGCCAACTATCAGAATATTTACACCGGCCTGGCTCAAGGTTTAGTGTCTGTTCCATCTGTCCCTCCTGATACCAAAGTTCTTTTACTCTCCTTCAACCATATTTCATCCATATCTGTGGAATCTTTTCAAAACCTCCTCCTGCTTCAGGTTCTCAGTCTTGGTGCACAGGTTACCAATGGATCTTTCTATGTCGCTCAAGCTGCTTTTCAAAACCTGCCTAACCTCACCGTCCTTGACCTTGGTAGCAACCGCAACCTCAGGTTACATCCCGATGCTTTCCGAGGTCTGTTCAGACTAGAAACTCTGCTTCTTGATCATAATGGACTAAATGAGTCCGTTCTAGAATCTGATTTGTTTGGCGACTTAACCTCTCTGAAGAAGCTTGACCTCTCATATAACAATATACACAGACTGCAGCCAGATAGTAGCTTCCTGGCGTTACACTCAATTTCCACCATTCTTTTGAAGCTCAACAAAATCAGCAATCTCTGTGGAGATATTCTTCAGAATTTACAAGGAAAAAGATTGGAGCTACTTGACCTCTCATCTAATCCCCTCCAGGTTTATAACACATCCTTGTGCCCCAACCCTTTTAGAAACATCACATTAGGCACCCTAGATATATCTTTAATGGCCTGGAATGCAGAAAAGGTTGAGGCTTTCTTTAAAATTATTTCTGGAACTCAAGTGAAGCATGTTCGGATGAGGAATACTGCTCTGTTGGGGAGTGGATTTCTCTTCAATAACTTTAAGAACCCAGAGAAAAGCACATTCTCAGGTCTCGGCCTCAGCAATGTCTATATTCTTGACATGTCACGCAGCTTCATCTCACAGTTGTCATCTGAAATATTTTCTGTATTCTCAAAACTACTATCTCTTGATCTGTCCTCCAACCAAATCAACTACATCAGCCCAGGAGCATTCTCGGGTTTAAGAAAACTGGTAAGCCTTAATATTTCAGGAAATCTCATTGGAGAGATTACAAGAAGCAGTTTTGAAAGTCTGTCATCTTCCCCCCTCATAGTTCTGGATCTCAGTTTCAACCATATTGGAGCTATACAATATAAAGCAATGAATGGACTTGTCTCCTTGGATTCATTGAGTTTAAGGGATAATTCTCTTACAAAAATACCACCAGTTGAACTTCCAAGTTTAAATTTTGTCTTATTAAAACAAAATCGCATCTCCAACACTTATGGTCTCCCCTCTTTCTGTCCTAACTGTAAATTTGTAGATCTTTCAAGTAATCGCCTGACTGATCTGAGGACCCTGTGGGATATCCTTGAGTTACGTTCTCTGAAACAACTTCTACTAAGTAGCAATGAGCTCTCTTGGTGTTCACCTACTACAGCTAATAAACCTGTAGGCAACAGTTCCCTTCTTTATTTGGATGTATCAGATAATGATCTCGGACAAGTTTGGAATGATGGGCAGTGTTCAGACATCTTTATACCCCTGGTCTCCCTGGAAACACTCAATCTTGCAAAAAACCAAATTTACTCTTTGCCTGAAAACTTATTCAGAGGTTTAAAGAGTCTACAAACTTTAGACTTGTCAAGAAATAACCTCAGGCTCATCCATCAGGAATTGTTCATTGACCTAAAGACTCTGAAGTCCTTAAATATAGGGAGCAACAACCTTGTCACCGTGACATCTTCTAGTTTTTCACCTCTGGTGTCCTTACAAAGCCTTGACCTATCAGATATAACATTGGTATGTAACTGTGCCCTTAATGAATTTTGGCATTGGATGATAACGACTAATGGGACTGTGAACTTCAACCATAGAGATGAGATCCAATGCCTCAGCCTATCTCCACCAGTACGAGTAATACCATTGGCAACTTACTTCAATGAATGTTAG